From one Triticum aestivum cultivar Chinese Spring chromosome 4B, IWGSC CS RefSeq v2.1, whole genome shotgun sequence genomic stretch:
- the LOC123094709 gene encoding scarecrow-like protein 33, which translates to MPAMAAAQEELLGLVKPAPPPPSIFLDQPSMTNGDSQPQQPQDDLALAYISRMLMEEDIIDKFFYQHPEHPTLLQAEQPFAEILSASVITTAGAHGSSALIPSQGNNTGIMASGFLSSEVHSPPLILNGRVTAEEPSSGVTMGDLSSMAFFKGMEEANSFLPTVNVMVDARGRKKRSGMDGETEACMGRSSKQIAVRVLAHNDSAEEDTALELDLLILNGYNMHSNETMKERGDQAAHQSIRMKAPCVRHSARQKVVADLETLLIRCAEAVATNDRSNAGDLLKKIKQHSLPTGDARQRLAYYFAEGLEARLAGTGRQMYHSITMANHTSTVELFKSYHLCIAACCFLKVSLNFSNKNIYNAVAGRKKLHIVHYGVNDGFQWPDLLRWLADREGGPPEVRITGIISPQPGPCPAKQAKETKRRLSYCARQFGVPFKFHAIIAKLEAVHAEDLDIDPDEVLVVNNMFHFRTLMDESLTFDMENPRDLVLNTIRKMKPSMLIHAAVNGAYSSAFFMTRFRQALNNFTAQFDMMETTMTQNKDNRLLVERHIFARSVMNIIACEGPDRVERPQNYKEWHARNQRAGLRQLSLDPDIVKMLKDQVKKQYHKHFMIDEDQRWLLLGWKGRVLYALSTWVADDASGSQLE; encoded by the coding sequence atgcctGCAATGGCTGCCGCCCAGGAAGAGCTGTTGGGGCTCGTCAAGCCTGCGCCACCGCCCCCTTCCATCTTCCTCGACCAACCCTCGATGACCAACGGTGACTCACAGCCACAGCAGCCGCAGGATGACCTGGCCTTGGCATACATCTCGCGCATGCTCATGGAAGAGGACATCATcgacaagttcttctaccaacaCCCTGAGCATCCGACACTCCTGCAGGCCGAGCAGCCCTTCGCTGAGATCCTCTCAGCCTCCGTCATCACCACAGCTGGTGCCCATGGGTCCTCCGCTTTAATTCCAAGTCAAGGCAACAACACGGGCATCATGGCTTCTGGGTTCTTGTCCAGCGAGGTACATAGCCCACCCTTGATCTTGAATGGCAGAGTCACAGCGGAGGAGCCCAGCAGCGGCGTCACCATGGGTGACCTGTCGAGCATGGCTTTCTTCAAAGGCATGGAGGAGGCCAACAGCTTCTTGCCCACAGTCAATGTGATGGTGGATGCTAGGGGGCGTAAGAAGAGGTCTGGCATGGATGGCGAGACGGAGGCGTGCATGGGCAGGAGCAGCAAGCAAATAGCGGTGCGGGTGCTGGCGCATAAtgactcggcggaggaagacaccGCACTTGAGCTGGACCTGCTCATCCTCAACGGCTACAACATGCACTCCAatgagacgatgaaggagaggggGGACCAGGCGGCGCATCAGAGCATTCGCATGAAGGCGCCGTGTGTGAGGCACAGCGCGAGGCAGAAGGTGGTGGCTGATCTGGAAACGCTGCTGATCCGCTGTGCGGAGGCGGTGGCTACCAACgaccggagcaacgccggcgatcTACTGAAGAAGATCAAGCAGCACTCGCTACCAACAGGAGACGCAAGGCAGCGACTGGCATATTACTTCGCCGAGGGGCTGGAGGCACGACTGGCGGGCACAGGGAGGCAAATGTACCACTCGATCACCATGGCAAATCACACCTCCACCGTGGAGCTCTTCAAAAGCTACCACCTGTGCATAGCCGCCTGCTGCTTCCTGAAGGTGTCGCTAAACTTCTCCAACAAAAACATTTACAATGCCGTGGCGGGGAGAAAGAAGCTGCACATTGTGCACTACGGTGTCAACGATGGGTTCCAGTGGCCggatttgctccggtggctagcagACAGGGAAGGTGGGCCACCGGAGGTGAGGATCACCGGCATTATTAGCCCGCAGCCTGGGCCCTGTCCAGCTAAGCAAGCCAAGGAGACAAAACGCAGGCTCAGCTACTGCGCAAGGCAGTTTGGCGTGCCATTCAAGTTCCATGCTATCATAGCCAAGTTAGAGGCTGTCCACGCTGAGGACCTCGACATCGATCCAGACGAGGTGCTCGTCGTGAACAATATGTTCCATTTCAGGACATTGATGGATGAGAGCCTCACCTTTGACATGGAAAACCCAAGGGACCTGGTGCTCAACACTATCAGGAAGATGAAACCATCCATGCTCATCCACGCTGCTGTCAATGGAGCATATAGCTCGGCGTTCTTCATGACTCGTTTCCGCCAAGCGCTCAACAACTTTACAGCGCAGTTTGACATGATGGAGACTACCATGACGCAGAACAAAGACAACAGGTTACTTGTGGAGCGGCACATTTTTGCACGCTCTGTGATGAATATCATTGCCTGCGAGGGCCCTGACCGGGTGGAGCGCCCTCAAAACTACAAGGAGTGGCATGCGCGGAACCAGCGAGCCGGACTGAGGCAGCTGTCATTAGACCCTGACATTGTTAAGATGCTCAAGGACCAAGTGAAGAAGCAGTACCACAAGCATTTCATGATTGATGAGGATCAACGGTGGCTTCTGCTGGGATGGAAAGGCCGGGTGCTCTACGCCCTCTCGACATGGGTAGCTGATGATGCTAGTGGCTCTCAACTGGAGTAG